The Pieris brassicae chromosome 7, ilPieBrab1.1, whole genome shotgun sequence genome includes the window TGTACAGCCATGACACATACATGCACTGCAGggcaagtaataaatatattggatTGTGCTCGAGTTAGTAGGTACTCACTGTTTACCGACGACGTTAAAAGGAAATAGAGACACAATGATACGCTACAAGTGTCGTTAGGGAATCCCCGGAAAAAAGTTATCACCGTTAGTGTTACCACAATTTACGGACCATGAAAGATCTCCTGCCCGCCGACCTGGTTACGCGTTATACAGCCGAAATCTATAGATTTGACACGATTTATTGACTAAACGGAAATATGagtggtaaaataaaaataaaattgaaccaCTATATTGACCAGTACCAGCAAAAAGGTATTTGACATTAGGTTACTTACTCCAGAtacaacattaattttttaaccgttcttgaataaaaatcttaactcGAATTCACAATAAAACGCTCCTCGATGAATAATAAAACGCACATATCTGTCAAATTGACACTGCCAACCTACACAAAGAATTTAGGGGAATTCCCTAGGCATAACTTTTGGATTTCTCTCAACTGACTTGTTATGAATAAAGTGAGGTTGCaacctattatttatttcggaAATGGGAGAAATTTCCAAAAGTTCAGCTCGATCGTGATTTCTGGTATGGATTTCAGGGCCTCCTGAGCTTGAGGGCCCCGGGATACTACCCCGGTTAGCCCCTGGGTAGCTGGCTTTCTTAAACTTCGTTACTAGGCTCGCctgaataattatatatatatatcagttCCAGCGCAAAGACGGGCGTGATCGGCTACGCGGGTACGAAGGACCGCCGGGCGAAGACCTCGCAGTGGTTCAGCCTTCGGAAGATGGATCCACGGAAGGTGGCGGCGGCCTGTCGCTCCCTACAGGACATCACCGTGGGGAACTTCACCTTCAGTGATGTGCACCTCAGGCTGGGCATGCTTAAGGGCAATAGGTGAagggttttaataatatttagcatttaatatatagaaatattgaGACAGAGCTATGAATACAACGAAAAGCTTTATTATACACGTGatgataaaagtatttattttaaaataataatgaaaaatatgaaattacaGGTTCCGAATATGTTTGCGCAACGTTACAGCGTCGGATGAGGTCATAGATAAGTGTTGCTCCCTGCTGAGAGAGAACGGCTTCATCAACTACTACGGCCTGCAACGATTCGGATCCCGCATCAGCGTGCCCACCTGGCAGATCGGGTTGCATCTGCTTAAGAATAACTTAGAAGCGGTgacgaaatatatatttttcatatttattataaaatttatgaattaatttgtTCTGTATGTAGACGTCTGTCCAAGAAATAGAGAAAAAAATCCGAGGCCAAGACCAAAGGAGCTGTATTTAGGAATACTGTACTCTGCTATCGGAATCTTCTGTTCTTATAGAAATCGGAATAGTATTGCGCTCTTCGAAAGCCTCAATCTTGAAAACGCTTTCAGCGCCTTTGAGTTTATCCATTACAAACAAAAGATCTAAAAAGTCTTTcctctaaattaaatataggcCATCAAATGCATCCTGAAGCCCCGCCCCGGGCCTCTAGAAGAGGCCCTCGTGCAGTACGAGACGTGGGGGGCCAAGGCGGCGTCGTCCAAGCTGCCCTATCGCCTGGACCACGCGGTGGCCGAGGGGAGGCTCATCGCGGAGCTGGCTCATCACCCGAAGGATTTCGCCAAAGCGTTGGATAAGGTGAAACcgattttcataaataattcacTTTTCACCACCGACCTCTACCGATGCCCATGGGCCCGTTTGGGACCAGACCTAACCCGAAATCGGATCATACATCTCGTCCGACCGACGAACGAGTGGGACGGTAATGTCCAGTATTTGGAGTCGGGAGCCTCCAGATGCGATCTGGAACAAATCCATATGGAGGTGTCTACCGCTGACCCAAATTAGGCAGCTTCAGATCGCAACTGGAGGATTTCTTCAATAAGATAGTAAAACACTCCACTCCACTCGCCTAtgaatatatatgtcggagaatgaatattttaaaattcccgccactctgaagttagtcgtaggatgcggtgtggtatggtaaggtagactgtcaacgttgacaattgacaatacgtagtctgtgtgatctaccaaatgtcagtggcgcgactgtttcgtggcagtaagtgaattctttagtcacttgagtttcgaacgtcgcctgcgccggacgtgcgcactgactTTTCTATAATGTTggacgacggtagtaacaccaattttgcaattattaatcgcgttgaatctgcgacatatatgttgtaaagtagttaaatcagagatttaattgaatctctagacagttaattaaatgtcgatattcaatcaagtcgctaaagttccgtcagacaagtgagtgaacgaatcgtttaacgagtttcctaaacgttgcTAGGCAACGAGACTAACCTCACCTAACCtcaccatttacaataaagcaaaaaagCAAGAATTTCCAAGCTCCCAGTAAATCTTGTTCACATTGTTAACCAACTCGCTGGccttcggtcagacagatagttgaacgttttcgacgctgctttatttgaGTCAAagtgctagcgacttgattgaatatcgactcaattaactctctgatttaactactttactgcgacatacatatatgtatatatatactgtttataaaaactGTAACTGCACCgtatatacacacacacacatatatatatatgtcggaggaaGCCATTCAACGAGTTGCTTGTTGATTGTacaataacacattaaattctctttatcatttaaacacgTTGCATTAaccttaatttaacttaatacgagattttacgatattataaaacctaatattataaataccatatttctgttaacaaattagtgattttagttaaatttagttacgtttttctaatttataagattgtaatcgttattaaacaaacgaccAATGAGAGCAGAGCATTTTGCTCGAGTGGGGGTCGAAGcgccatctatatataggccaGTCCGTTGGTTGTTACGGGGCCCTTTAGAAGTGGAGACGGATCGAGTTGGATCCCTGAGCTTTGGTCGCTAGATTGGTGCATTGAACTCACTGCTCggtcttaaaacttataatttattattaataactaccataaaatatcagtgtatcatcagtgtaaataaaatattgtgaaaactaCAATCGTCATGTTTTGTGCTCGCGCTTTACCCTCATGACGCCCACCAAATCTGCAACCACTGTTGACGTCACTGGGGAAGGTgtttctccgacatatatatatatgtatgtataaaataaggtCCCGCAACACGAGAGTCGggatatattaagaaaattatagtaaaacattaaaaatgtatcgCTCGCCTCGGGGAACAAATTCGTACCGCACTATTACGagtgttttaatgttttctcattttttGATTTCCTTTGATGATGTACTTCTTTGGAATGGAGAGCAAAAACCATAAAGATAGTTTTAGCGTTGATTGTAATTCTACCAaacaatcataaaattaattaattaatatatctcTGTTATACTGAGGTTTATAAAAACGGTAATAAATCATTACCTTCTAGACATTGACCAAAATTACCGTCGTAATGTGCGGTTACTGTGTCGTCCGTAATGTTTGAACGGTGAAACATTCATAAATAACGTTTgcttttcattaaataaattactgtaatgtttagttatttttttatgaatttacatTGAATACATAACAGCATATATATGAAAACGGCTTTTACGCAAGGCAAGCGAAACATAAAAAGATATGTGGTCGCAATAGGTTAGTacattatatactatttttacacaatttgtatgtaaatatttgcGTTTGACTGTTGTAAAATTCACCCTGATCCCTCAGGAGCATGTTACACGGTTTGGGTCCACCATTAATAGATGGCGCTACCCTCAACCAGGAAACCTGACTCGCTTTCAGGTGCCGCGGAACACCCGTCTGCTTTACGTGCACTCGTACCAATCCCTGATCTGGAACAGAGTGGTTTCGCGGAGATTGCAGACTCTCGGCCCCGCGCCCCAGGTGGGGGATCTCGTCTCCGAGGACAGTGTGGAAGAaggtcaaatttatttatcgatCGTGATCCGATTCCCGGTCACGTATTTGTTTCGATTTGGACGGCTGATCTTCCACTTGAtcttttttttagtttcaaaaAGTATATACAGATGCCGTCCGACtggaaatcatttttttttcggaGAAGAAGGAAATCCCGACTATTAGATTCGATGAATGCACGATTGGACTGTATCGAAATAACGATATGGTACCTTTAACATTACAGAGCCGTTAGAGACGGAAGACGAGGTCCCGGAAGAGGAAAGCGAAGAAAAACAGACGAAACAAAATGTACCGAAAAAGTTGTCGAAGGTGAAGATCCTCACCCAAGAAGACAAAGAGAGTGGGAGGTACAGCATTTTCGACATCGTCCTGCCGCTGCCGGGGCACAGCGTAGTGTATTCGCCCAACATGAAGGACTACTACGAGGAGCTGCTGAAGGCGGACGGGCTCGATCTGAACATGAAGAACAGCAATAAGTGAGTCTTTTGCATATTTCGTTCGTATTATAGAATACGTTTAACTCGTTCCACCCGTGTCACCTCGTATTTCCGaagcaattcttaaaaggccggcgacGCACTCGCGACCCTCTGGCATCGAGAGTGTCATTTATTTGTCtgatatttatgataataatatggaAATGCATATCAGGTCGTACAGCGTCTGCGGCGGGTATCGCAACGCGGTGGTGCGAGCCTCGGAGGTGAGCTGGCGCAGCCTCCGGTACTCCGAGCCTCTCGAGGACCTCTTGCTCTCCGACCTGGACCTCCTGAGGGGACGGCCTGCGCCCGCGCACGTCGTCGGTTCGTTGACAGATTTCTGCTCTACTAATGACATGACCACAAAGCGTCTGGAACATGTTTTACTATGCTCTTGTTTGATTCGCTTACTCTCTTGTCTGCGTTAGGGTTTCGAGACCCCCTCTGGGGACGTCTTAATCGACATTTGCCCTTTGGTTACATAAAAGATAAttgaatacttaaaaaaatattatgccgAGGTCGGTCTTAAGATCAATCTTTTGTCACAGAACTCTAGGTATTAATTAACCGAAATTGTAactataaacattaatatataatatggcATAACGTTCACGAGAAAACTTCATCATAggaaattttcttttgcgagTCGGAATCAGACTCCCTGGAATCTGCGACCTCCGATGGTTTAAAGAGAGTATACTCTCTAAAAGAAGGCTAAGATCGATCcctagtaaatattattacttcttcaataataataaaataccaatTCCAGATGGAAAATACAAAGCGCTCCTCGTGGACATGACGCTGCCGACCAGCTGCTACGCGACCATGGCCCTCCGGGAGCTGCTTCGCGTCGACACCTCCTCGGAGACTCAGGCCCAGCAAAATGACTACCACAAAGCTGACACTGTCAAAAGTGACGCGAATGACGTCAGCGACGTCGCCGTCGCGAGTGACGATGTGGATGAAGACGGAGTCGGCGCGGAGAAGAGGAAGCGCGAAGGAAGCGACGACGAAGATGTTAAAAAagtgaaattataattgttatggttattaaaacagttgtatgtgtgtgtgtgttattTTACAATCTCCCCATAAACAtcttgatatatataaatctcctgtcacgatgtttgtccgcaaTGGACTCTTAAACTACTCAaccgattttaattaaattggcacaccgtgagcagtctgctccaacttaagagataggatagcttggATCtgtaattgacagtcacaattatctgttaactccaaaagatacttttcgactggattgagtaagtaatcaatagatggcactgctatggtaaaccgacaatcgtgtcatataagctacaattcaatatcatgattaccacgtgttattgaggctaaggtataaacttttttgatttttggtgttagcatagccaaccacgtgttacttagaccgaagtgtaaatcaaattcaaattatagtgacaataatacagtgaaattattctttcgtgtcacggtattaaggctaactaaaaccacattaaggagaaacgaagttcgcgggggcagctagtatgtatatatacatatatataatactaacaaATGTAAAGATCTAATGGTGACGCTCAGTGATTGGTCGAAAGACAAATCGTGTCGCGTGTCTATAATTGGACTAGAGATGATGTCCAATCACAGTCAAACGACAGGTGTTTGACTTGTTTCGTAAGTTATTGGTGGTtctggtgttagcatagccaaccacgtgttacttagaccgaagtgtaaatcaaatttaaattatagtgacgataatacagtgaaattattctttcgtgtcacggtattaaggctaactaaaaccacattaaggagaaacgaagttcgcgggggcagctagtattcATATATATCTTTAAGTCCTATCAAATATAtggatttgtttttttctacaatGTTGCGTAAAGAACATGGAAGTTTTAACTTAACAAAAGCTTGTCCTTTTTGTACTTTATGTTACCTTATATTTATGGAATTGGATAAGATTTGATGATCTATTAAATGTGATGAAATGATGGTTTAAAGGAAACCTGCAAATATAtaggaaaataaaattcatattatagtattttcCAATTCATGCTCATCCCAATCGGTTCACAGGTATTCGAGATGTGCTAGAATTTTTGATgaggtatattataatataggcaagtaaggttgacaaatatttgaagtttttaattttgataataaaaaataacaataatttaataagtttttacaaAAGTTTCAACAATTCACCCAATGATTAACTGATTCGTTCAAAAGCAACGTGGATGTTTACAAACtttgacaaataaataacaaacgaAAACTGACGAATATTGACATTATAGTTCAGAACCCAACGCGTCATTAATTCATGaaggaacaataaaaaaaaaacctaatatgaataaacaataataattttctgtaataGTATTTTCATACGAAAATTCACTTGTAATACAATCTTGCAGTACATATACCTAGttcagccataagttctgtacaaatgtaaatgtatgttaaagaagtaatgtaatataaataatatttatatcgacatatttattaaagtctcctTCAAGGCCTTCAAtctgttaattattaaaggatATAATTCCATCaagattttgtttatacactaaataatttcatttctaACTTGCTTTACCACctaaatttgaatattgttgaacctatttttaatatttaggcCTATAGATTGATATAGATCGTCCAATCTAGGATCAaggattataaataattcgaaTTCTTGAACGAAGAAATAAAAGGCCAAATCCGTGTGCCGACCTGTTCGTCGACGGGTTGACCGATGTGTCTATGACAGGATAGATGTGACCGTAGCTCTCCTGGCGTTGGGAAAGAACGTGGGCATATTCCACATTTGTGGGGTTTGttctggaataaaaataacattattatcttattattttactccCAGCACATAAAAATTGGTCGAATCTTAGGTTTCTAAAAACTACTTCCTACTAATTATTCTAACAAATTGCAAAATTTGTTTAAGCACATAAAATTCACCTTGAGGCTCAGTGTGTAagaagaataatattaaacatagaacgtatttatttattcatttgggaaacaaacagatacatctctaaaagtagaagtcagaaaagaaatataaacataagaattaaagcattggatatatccataaaaagtttcactgataaaaaaagggatataaagcaaaacaaaatatttaggtagacaatacaatgtttatagatcggtagaACGACAGATATACTAGTagccaaaataagaagaaagatacaaggtttactacacgaatagttgttttaacctaatcttaaatgaagcagtagaggagtgcgaaaaaagatcgatattagtTGCAGAATCCAAAGTAGAAGGCTTCCTCTGTATAGGCTCACGGAACCCAATGTTTGTTCTGGGAGTCGGAAGGTTAAAGGTTCTGTGCGAGCGTAGAGATCTGGCAGGAATATTGAATCTTATGAGTTCGAGAAGATTTGAACAAGTTAATTCATATacgcatatttttcttataatgacACAAACTACGCCTAGTACTCAAAGAAAgcaaatgatattttttttaaagttcgtTGTATTTAGCCCTACCACCGTTCATgcgacaatttaaaatacgcaaaaatttattttgtacagcCTCCAGTTGTGTGACATATATAGCGTAGTAGGGATTCCAGATTGGACTAGCGTATTCCAACTGAGACTGCACAAGCGTCTTATTGAATTCTTCTCCTACTACTCCTTAGTGAATTCTTTATTAGGATTTTACATGGCATCTGCGTTAAATCCTTGCGCAGTGCAGGTTCTGGTTTCTGGGTTGGTTTTATGTACGTAGGTCTTCCATatcataatgtaaaatatttttaccttcGTGTGTGTCATCCGATGGTAGTATAGATTGGAGCTTGCGGTGAAACATTTTCCGCACTCCGGGCATTTGTGTGGCTTCTCTCCTaaagataaaacatatttataattagataaAAGAATTACTTCACAAAACAGCTATTTATGCCATTACTTACAATACCTTACGCTTTATAgatgaattatataaaaaaacaacagtgtgattattatagtttaaacctaaatttaatatattcagttactaataatacaaaaaacggTATCACCGTATTgcagataaattaaa containing:
- the LOC123712348 gene encoding pseudouridylate synthase 7 homolog, whose amino-acid sequence is MSSRGFQGSYYRKPRGRGPYRGFRGSRRPYGRSFTDNSRSYDTNTRSWKRDTPAKVLTEKDIGVTEYISKHEGFNGIIKSRFSDFQVSEINEKGEIAKLTDTSVPEPPDDGQVVEDEDLLLNKYNLEILPMETWDKINDLTLSNGPIFETVKVDVTGKSKEERTKIHDAVKKAFGDSIVGSTVTDDDKKYCTFEKYRKGVRIDNRVKWLWPGEYVHFIVYKENCDTMEAASRIIKSLRLNSSAKTGVIGYAGTKDRRAKTSQWFSLRKMDPRKVAAACRSLQDITVGNFTFSDVHLRLGMLKGNRFRICLRNVTASDEVIDKCCSLLRENGFINYYGLQRFGSRISVPTWQIGLHLLKNNLEAAIKCILKPRPGPLEEALVQYETWGAKAASSKLPYRLDHAVAEGRLIAELAHHPKDFAKALDKVPRNTRLLYVHSYQSLIWNRVVSRRLQTLGPAPQVGDLVSEDSVEEEPLETEDEVPEEESEEKQTKQNVPKKLSKVKILTQEDKESGRYSIFDIVLPLPGHSVVYSPNMKDYYEELLKADGLDLNMKNSNKSYSVCGGYRNAVVRASEVSWRSLRYSEPLEDLLLSDLDLLRGRPAPAHVVDGKYKALLVDMTLPTSCYATMALRELLRVDTSSETQAQQNDYHKADTVKSDANDVSDVAVASDDVDEDGVGAEKRKREGSDDEDVKKVKL